From the Leptospira sp. WS60.C2 genome, one window contains:
- a CDS encoding DUF2147 domain-containing protein encodes MNLRIVLSVWAVVLFTSTTLFAQDADVALGRYLPPEKDSVIEIFKCGDKYCGKTVCIKDNAYPEKDKDKGIPGTPYLDHNNEDPKLRTRPNLGMVFITGFDYVGEGVYKNGRIYNPRDGKTYCGKFTALDGGNRLDLKGTLCSITFIGKTNNWSRLGNLNLDDPRWDCTFKTKK; translated from the coding sequence ATGAATTTAAGAATTGTATTAAGTGTATGGGCTGTTGTACTCTTCACAAGTACTACACTATTTGCGCAAGACGCCGACGTGGCATTAGGAAGATACCTTCCGCCAGAAAAAGATTCGGTGATTGAAATTTTCAAGTGTGGCGACAAGTACTGTGGAAAAACAGTTTGTATTAAAGACAATGCATACCCAGAAAAAGATAAAGACAAAGGAATTCCTGGAACTCCTTATTTAGATCACAACAACGAAGATCCAAAGTTAAGAACACGTCCAAATTTGGGGATGGTATTCATCACTGGTTTTGATTATGTTGGCGAAGGCGTTTACAAGAACGGACGTATCTACAATCCACGTGATGGAAAAACATACTGTGGAAAATTTACTGCGCTTGATGGCGGAAATCGCTTGGATCTAAAAGGAACTCTTTGTTCCATCACCTTCATTGGTAAAACCAACAACTGGTCAAGACTAGGTAATTTAAATCTAGATGACCCACGATGGGATTGTACATTTAAAACGAAAAAATAA
- the dcd gene encoding dCTP deaminase has product MILTGKEILKRLGSDIKIEPYDEKLLNPNSYNLRLHEDLLVYSEFPLDMKKPNPVETLKIPEDGLLLEPGKLYLGRTIEFTETHNLVPMLEGRSSIGRLGMFVHITAGFGDVGFKGFWTLEIQVTHPLRVYAGVQICQIFYHTVEGEISEYKSGKYQANQGIQPSLLYKDFEKK; this is encoded by the coding sequence TTGATTTTAACTGGAAAAGAAATTTTAAAGAGACTTGGTTCTGATATCAAAATCGAACCTTATGATGAAAAATTGTTAAATCCAAACTCATACAATCTGAGATTGCATGAGGACTTATTAGTGTATTCTGAATTTCCTTTGGATATGAAAAAACCAAACCCCGTGGAAACATTAAAGATTCCCGAAGATGGTTTGTTGTTGGAACCTGGTAAACTCTATTTGGGAAGAACCATTGAATTTACTGAAACCCATAATTTAGTTCCTATGTTAGAAGGAAGATCTTCCATTGGAAGACTTGGTATGTTTGTGCATATCACAGCTGGGTTTGGTGATGTTGGTTTTAAAGGGTTTTGGACTTTAGAAATCCAAGTTACGCATCCGCTACGTGTATATGCTGGTGTACAAATTTGCCAAATTTTCTACCACACTGTGGAAGGGGAGATTAGTGAATACAAATCTGGGAAGTACCAAGCCAACCAAGGTATCCAACCTTCCTTATTGTATAAGGATTTCGAAAAAAAATAA
- a CDS encoding enoyl-CoA hydratase-related protein encodes MNTISLQTIDSYVALIELNRPEAKNAISVQFLRELHECIRDVERGKFRVLVIIGMGDAFCSGADLKERKTMTEPEVKSFLRNINLCFRDLENLSIPTIAAINGYAFGGGLELALSCDIRYANETALMGLTETKLGIIPGAGGTQRLSRIVGIPTAMEWIFSGKKLTSAEALSKGLVSKVVNPLELKESSLALAREISESAPIAVSAAKKAIRQGFQLPMESALTWEQLCYSETLTTKDRLEALQAFAEKRKPIFKGE; translated from the coding sequence ATGAACACTATCTCACTCCAAACCATTGATTCTTATGTAGCATTGATCGAATTGAATAGACCTGAGGCTAAAAATGCGATCTCCGTTCAATTTTTACGGGAATTGCACGAATGCATTCGAGACGTGGAACGAGGAAAATTTCGAGTCCTCGTGATCATAGGAATGGGCGATGCTTTTTGTTCCGGTGCCGACCTTAAAGAACGAAAAACCATGACAGAACCGGAAGTCAAAAGCTTTCTGCGTAATATCAATCTTTGTTTTAGAGACTTGGAAAACCTTTCCATTCCTACCATTGCAGCGATTAACGGATATGCATTTGGTGGAGGTTTAGAATTGGCATTGTCATGTGATATTCGTTATGCGAATGAGACTGCTTTGATGGGACTAACAGAAACCAAACTAGGCATTATTCCTGGTGCTGGTGGAACCCAAAGATTGTCTCGTATTGTAGGTATACCAACGGCAATGGAATGGATTTTTTCTGGAAAAAAATTAACAAGTGCAGAAGCGCTGAGTAAGGGACTCGTTTCTAAAGTAGTGAATCCTCTGGAACTAAAGGAATCTTCTCTTGCCTTGGCAAGGGAGATATCGGAATCTGCACCTATAGCTGTTTCTGCTGCCAAAAAAGCAATTCGCCAAGGATTCCAATTGCCAATGGAATCGGCACTTACGTGGGAACAATTGTGTTATTCTGAAACATTAACAACAAAAGATAGGTTAGAGGCCTTACAGGCATTTGCTGAAAAAAGAAAACCTATATTTAAGGGAGAATGA
- a CDS encoding VOC family protein — protein MIIVEGIGHVSIPVSQLDTSIDFYRDIFDFEVETKKATEAILSLDSFRIRLVKAEVSDRSLPILSFVMDVDDFTEAISELEEKNVKIIKGPEGTDSGESLTFADPSQNLIEIFYSN, from the coding sequence ATGATTATTGTAGAAGGCATTGGCCACGTCAGTATCCCCGTCTCCCAACTCGACACCTCTATCGATTTTTACCGGGACATTTTTGACTTCGAAGTGGAGACAAAGAAGGCTACTGAGGCAATTCTTTCTCTCGATTCTTTCCGAATCCGTCTGGTGAAGGCGGAAGTTTCCGACAGATCCCTTCCCATCCTGAGTTTTGTTATGGATGTGGATGATTTTACGGAAGCTATCAGCGAGTTAGAAGAAAAAAATGTGAAGATCATCAAAGGACCGGAAGGAACTGATTCTGGAGAGAGTTTGACTTTTGCCGATCCAAGCCAAAACTTAATCGAGATTTTCTACTCCAACTAA
- a CDS encoding MFS transporter, with protein sequence MSQPLTHPLHTIQKERAIIFILAALQFLHVLDFVIMMPLGPVFMKSFKIDSAAFGLLVSSYSISAGVFGLLGALFLDSFDRKMSLLVLFFGFSFGTLLCAIAPNYSFFLFARIIAGGFGGMIGATVLSIIGDIIPVFRRGTATGVVMSSFSVASVIGIPIGLSLANRFGWHFPFLSLAIAGFLILPIGYKVLPAIRYHLDSDVHPKQSQFKSFKEVLLKKEHMAPFVFMIFLMFGGFTVIPFLSPFLVSNVGLTIDELPYIYFFGGMFTFFTSRFIGKLADRYGKLKIYQIITILAILPIVVVVTLTKTSLPIVLLITTIFMILVSGRMVPAFAMVTSAVEPRIRGSFMSVNSAIQQIASGAASYVAGFILVQTSDQQFQNYELVGMISVFSLLFSVYLAKNIKIAG encoded by the coding sequence ATGAGCCAGCCTCTTACACATCCGCTTCATACCATCCAAAAAGAAAGAGCCATCATTTTCATCCTAGCTGCACTCCAGTTTTTGCATGTTCTCGACTTTGTAATTATGATGCCATTGGGCCCCGTATTTATGAAGAGTTTCAAAATTGATTCTGCGGCGTTTGGTTTGCTCGTATCCTCATACTCTATTAGTGCAGGTGTGTTTGGATTGCTGGGTGCTTTGTTTTTAGATTCGTTTGATCGAAAGATGAGTTTACTTGTACTTTTTTTTGGTTTTTCGTTCGGGACTTTGTTATGCGCCATTGCACCGAATTACTCATTTTTCCTTTTTGCAAGGATCATCGCTGGTGGTTTTGGTGGAATGATTGGAGCCACTGTACTTTCGATTATTGGTGATATCATTCCTGTCTTTCGTAGAGGTACGGCTACTGGAGTTGTGATGAGTTCTTTCTCTGTTGCATCGGTGATTGGGATTCCCATTGGCCTTTCGTTAGCAAATCGATTCGGATGGCATTTCCCATTTTTGTCACTAGCCATTGCTGGTTTTTTGATATTACCTATCGGCTACAAGGTATTGCCTGCCATTCGCTATCATTTAGATTCCGATGTTCATCCAAAACAGTCCCAATTCAAATCATTCAAAGAAGTCCTTTTGAAAAAAGAACATATGGCGCCATTTGTTTTTATGATTTTTTTGATGTTCGGAGGATTTACAGTCATTCCTTTCTTAAGTCCTTTTCTTGTGTCTAACGTTGGTTTGACGATAGATGAATTACCATACATTTACTTTTTCGGAGGTATGTTTACTTTTTTTACCAGTCGATTCATTGGTAAACTGGCAGACCGATATGGAAAATTAAAAATCTATCAAATCATTACCATTTTAGCAATTCTTCCCATTGTAGTTGTTGTGACTTTAACCAAAACTTCGCTTCCCATCGTTCTTTTGATTACGACAATTTTTATGATATTGGTGTCTGGTAGAATGGTTCCCGCATTTGCAATGGTCACGTCTGCAGTTGAGCCGAGAATTCGTGGAAGTTTTATGTCCGTAAATTCGGCCATCCAACAGATTGCCTCAGGTGCTGCCTCTTACGTGGCTGGATTTATCTTGGTCCAAACTTCTGACCAACAATTTCAGAATTATGAATTGGTAGGTATGATCTCTGTCTTTAGTTTATTATTTAGTGTGTATTTAGCAAAAAATATCAAGATTGCAGGGTAA
- a CDS encoding SDR family NAD(P)-dependent oxidoreductase, with translation MKYALITGASTGLGKDFAHSLAKLGYSPILVARNAERLKSLAAEIKHKYGLEGVVIAEDLSLPNAAEKVYNAVKKLKINVSCLINNAGYGLNGEFHKNSFSEESKMIQLNVTTLAELCHLFLQDMVSNKEGYILNVASTAAFQPGPLMTNYYATKAYVLSLSEGLAEEVREYGVTVSCLCPGPTKTEFFERANMSDSKLVQSSILAMNSQDVVDSGIKALFGKKVVKIPGILNFVIAESIRITPRVLIRKIAKYLNKVG, from the coding sequence ATGAAATATGCTTTAATTACTGGCGCATCGACAGGACTCGGAAAAGATTTTGCTCATTCTTTGGCAAAACTTGGTTACTCTCCCATATTAGTGGCAAGAAATGCAGAAAGACTCAAAAGTCTAGCCGCTGAAATCAAACATAAATACGGGTTAGAAGGCGTTGTCATTGCAGAAGATTTGTCTTTGCCAAATGCCGCTGAGAAAGTTTACAATGCTGTTAAAAAATTAAAAATCAATGTTAGCTGTTTAATCAATAATGCTGGTTATGGATTGAATGGAGAATTTCATAAAAATTCTTTTTCAGAAGAGTCAAAAATGATCCAACTGAATGTGACGACTTTAGCTGAATTGTGTCATCTTTTTTTGCAGGACATGGTTTCAAACAAAGAAGGTTATATTCTCAACGTCGCATCAACAGCTGCCTTTCAACCTGGACCACTCATGACAAATTATTATGCGACCAAAGCATATGTATTATCTTTGAGTGAAGGTTTGGCAGAGGAAGTACGAGAGTATGGAGTTACCGTATCTTGTTTGTGTCCTGGACCAACAAAAACAGAGTTTTTTGAACGAGCAAATATGTCAGACAGCAAATTAGTTCAATCATCCATTTTAGCAATGAATTCCCAAGATGTAGTGGATAGTGGAATCAAAGCTTTGTTTGGAAAGAAAGTCGTAAAAATACCAGGTATTCTAAACTTTGTGATAGCAGAATCCATTCGCATCACTCCTAGGGTTTTGATTCGAAAAATTGCGAAATATTTGAACAAAGTAGGTTGA
- a CDS encoding pyridoxal phosphate-dependent aminotransferase: MTNPHFPFSNRLQTLGELEKENPIYLETSKRIQTGKPIFDLGNSNPTQLGLEFPPSVLTHIFSNLNLSTYEPIPEGLESVRQEISSLYNLRGILTEPSQFHLTASTSEAYSFLFKLLTNPGEEVLTPSPGYPLFSFLVGLENLKEVHYQLKEEPSGRWIYDAESIANCISTNTKVIILVSPANPTGSKTTTHFWKEWESLGIQIPIIVDEVFEAYDFSGDPHSLPSHPKFPLFVCHGFSKLLALPQAKLAWILNLSPEPNKTEAERNLSFIADTYLSVNSFIQLATKELLPWRTMVQNRIRTRIMRNIALCDDFVSQSPKFTNPHKTEAGWYYLLEVEHPKKDEELVLDILKETGVSLHPGSWYGFSHNRCILVISSITEEETLEKGLSLLQDFFK; the protein is encoded by the coding sequence TTGACAAATCCACATTTTCCATTTTCGAATCGTTTGCAAACATTAGGTGAATTGGAGAAAGAAAATCCAATTTATTTGGAGACAAGTAAACGAATTCAAACTGGAAAACCAATCTTCGATCTTGGAAATTCCAATCCAACACAATTGGGTTTGGAGTTTCCACCTTCCGTTTTGACTCACATATTTTCTAATTTAAATCTCAGCACATATGAACCCATTCCAGAAGGATTAGAATCTGTTCGCCAAGAGATAAGCTCACTTTACAATTTGAGAGGAATTCTTACAGAACCTTCCCAGTTTCACCTAACAGCAAGTACTTCAGAAGCGTATTCTTTTTTATTCAAACTCTTAACAAATCCTGGAGAGGAAGTTTTAACACCGAGTCCGGGATATCCTTTGTTTAGTTTTCTTGTTGGTTTGGAAAACTTAAAAGAAGTGCACTACCAATTGAAAGAAGAACCAAGTGGCCGATGGATCTACGATGCGGAATCAATTGCCAATTGCATCAGTACCAATACAAAAGTAATCATTTTGGTGAGTCCGGCCAATCCAACAGGATCAAAAACGACAACTCACTTCTGGAAAGAATGGGAATCACTTGGAATTCAAATTCCAATCATCGTAGATGAAGTGTTTGAAGCGTATGATTTCTCTGGTGACCCACATTCCCTTCCTTCCCATCCAAAGTTTCCCCTTTTTGTCTGTCACGGTTTCTCGAAACTTTTGGCTTTGCCACAAGCCAAACTCGCTTGGATTCTCAACCTTTCCCCTGAACCGAACAAAACCGAGGCAGAAAGAAATCTAAGTTTCATAGCCGATACCTATCTTTCCGTCAATTCCTTCATCCAATTGGCCACCAAGGAATTATTACCCTGGAGAACTATGGTACAAAACAGAATCCGAACACGTATTATGCGAAATATTGCCCTTTGTGATGATTTTGTTTCCCAATCGCCAAAATTTACAAATCCACATAAAACAGAAGCAGGTTGGTATTATTTATTGGAGGTGGAACATCCAAAGAAAGATGAGGAGCTCGTACTCGATATCCTGAAAGAAACGGGTGTTTCTCTGCACCCTGGCTCTTGGTATGGATTTTCGCATAACAGATGCATTTTGGTGATCAGTTCAATCACCGAAGAAGAGACCCTAGAGAAAGGTCTATCTCTCCTTCAGGATTTTTTTAAGTAG
- a CDS encoding patatin-like phospholipase family protein: protein MLSLGRGLEIADFMGVRDQVLQTLVKIFPTYDASLAIAGGGCKAFYALGVGKTLREWGVRFTELSGVSAGAAMALCILSQTEEESVEYFEEITKRNSRNFHFSNLLRGESTFPHEDMYRRTIRFGMRFDRVLESGAKIWIHSVKAHPKEDSLKNKFRLARLISETGRAFILDDRDRSEGIPANRTAEMIKKWNMEDVDFTEKDFVNPETIEQFILNSSSIPPIVDFQSVGNEYYLDGGLTNNMVIETFSPNAKIIGIHYEPNTIVGKDPELLARSFLITPSKPLPITSFDYTNPKGVRETYELGKADALAKKSEILNYLKKS, encoded by the coding sequence ATGCTTTCGTTGGGAAGGGGATTAGAAATAGCCGATTTTATGGGCGTTCGCGATCAAGTTTTACAAACATTAGTCAAAATATTTCCTACCTATGATGCTTCGCTTGCCATCGCTGGTGGCGGTTGTAAGGCTTTTTATGCATTGGGAGTGGGGAAAACGCTACGAGAGTGGGGAGTTCGTTTCACAGAGTTATCAGGAGTCTCTGCTGGTGCTGCCATGGCTCTTTGTATTTTATCCCAAACAGAAGAAGAATCCGTTGAATATTTTGAAGAGATTACGAAACGAAATTCTAGAAACTTCCATTTTTCCAATTTGCTCCGAGGGGAGTCGACATTCCCCCATGAGGATATGTATCGCCGTACGATCCGCTTTGGAATGCGATTTGATCGAGTTTTAGAATCAGGCGCCAAAATTTGGATTCATTCGGTAAAAGCTCATCCGAAAGAAGATTCCTTGAAGAACAAATTTCGATTGGCTCGACTGATTTCCGAAACTGGTAGAGCGTTCATTCTTGATGACCGAGATAGGTCAGAAGGAATTCCTGCCAATCGTACCGCAGAAATGATCAAAAAATGGAATATGGAAGATGTGGATTTTACGGAAAAAGACTTCGTGAATCCAGAAACCATCGAACAGTTTATTTTGAACTCATCCTCAATCCCTCCGATCGTTGACTTCCAATCTGTAGGTAACGAATATTATTTGGACGGTGGTCTAACGAATAATATGGTGATCGAAACCTTTTCACCAAATGCCAAAATCATTGGAATCCATTACGAACCCAATACCATCGTTGGAAAAGATCCAGAATTGTTAGCTAGGTCTTTTTTGATCACACCGTCTAAGCCTCTACCAATCACTTCCTTTGATTACACAAATCCAAAAGGTGTTAGAGAAACCTATGAATTAGGGAAGGCGGATGCGCTGGCTAAAAAATCAGAAATATTAAACTACTTAAAAAAATCCTGA
- a CDS encoding YjgN family protein, which translates to MNNTRLQYHATGGQLFLLFLKNMFLTVVTLGIYSFWARTNIQKYMAENLEWAGERFSFHGTGKERFIGFLKAVGIFLVLYIGIMIIQWILAFIPIPYFAAIVGALLSIGVFLALIPIIIVGGRKYLTSRTGYRNLRFGFDGKILEVAKIYAKGILLTAITLGIYYPWFFAEKEAYLQSKTRYGNTNFGFAAEGKEIFFLYLKGFLLSIVTLGIYYSWFLADVQNYIWNRTSFQGKKFRSDITGGKIFVNFLIAYLLIVFTLGIGFAWAVVRLTKLFIESVSLEAEVDFSTITAQPDTKANATAEGLEALAETLEAFLS; encoded by the coding sequence ATGAACAATACAAGACTACAATACCACGCCACTGGCGGACAACTCTTCCTTCTCTTTTTGAAGAATATGTTTCTAACGGTAGTAACATTAGGAATCTACAGCTTTTGGGCAAGAACCAACATCCAAAAGTATATGGCTGAAAATTTAGAATGGGCTGGTGAGCGTTTTTCCTTTCACGGAACTGGAAAAGAACGATTCATTGGTTTTTTAAAAGCCGTTGGAATCTTTCTCGTACTATACATAGGAATTATGATCATCCAATGGATTTTGGCATTCATTCCGATTCCTTATTTTGCTGCTATCGTAGGAGCCCTTCTTTCCATCGGCGTGTTTTTAGCACTGATCCCAATCATCATTGTGGGTGGTCGTAAGTACTTAACGTCTCGAACAGGTTACAGAAATCTACGTTTCGGCTTTGATGGAAAAATCTTAGAAGTAGCTAAAATCTATGCTAAAGGAATCCTGCTTACGGCTATTACATTAGGAATTTACTATCCTTGGTTTTTTGCTGAAAAGGAAGCATATCTACAAAGTAAAACTCGATATGGAAATACAAACTTTGGTTTTGCTGCAGAAGGAAAGGAAATATTCTTTTTGTATCTAAAGGGATTTCTTCTAAGCATTGTAACGCTCGGTATTTATTACTCATGGTTTCTTGCTGATGTTCAAAATTACATTTGGAATCGAACCAGTTTCCAGGGAAAAAAATTTAGATCTGATATTACGGGTGGAAAAATTTTTGTAAATTTTCTGATCGCTTATTTGCTGATTGTCTTCACTCTAGGTATTGGATTTGCCTGGGCAGTGGTTCGATTAACGAAACTTTTCATCGAATCTGTCAGTTTAGAAGCAGAAGTTGACTTCTCTACGATTACAGCCCAACCAGATACAAAAGCAAATGCTACCGCGGAAGGTTTGGAAGCACTTGCAGAAACTTTAGAAGCCTTCCTATCATAA
- a CDS encoding M48 family metallopeptidase: MFQNQTFTSRYFNGVSAVPEEGTVLVHGQTVQFNSFDTNHVINLSQFTEFTRTHKGCKLTLLPDETKESPVLEIFCSKEDAKLFEKIWIQNKKSQSHSNALFYSIREMNPIVLGLLSLIVVSIVGFFYWKGLELVTNFIPLSMDKSFGDSVQLKMDSQFQKCDSKATDRFFSEALKKIVPKDSKHQFDVTVIESPIPNAFALSNGKIYFFSGLLNESESQEEVLGVLAHEIAHVERRHHMRNLVKAGGTSLAISLVIGPGLGNMEFLETFTELGSTILVLKFSRDFETEADKFSIEYLKSQNISTEGLLSFFQRMESLENGEEPSEENVPAIKTKEEDFTAKQITDFLSTHPATQERMKTLESLIQKGKKGTIKKVVSDTIWKEVQTVCLDFKNSESK; this comes from the coding sequence TTGTTTCAAAATCAAACTTTTACATCACGATACTTTAATGGTGTCTCGGCGGTCCCTGAAGAAGGGACCGTTCTGGTTCATGGCCAAACAGTTCAATTCAACTCATTTGATACAAATCACGTAATCAACTTATCTCAGTTTACAGAGTTTACTCGAACGCATAAGGGATGTAAGTTGACACTACTTCCAGATGAGACCAAAGAAAGTCCTGTATTAGAAATTTTTTGTTCCAAAGAAGACGCCAAGTTATTTGAAAAAATTTGGATCCAAAACAAAAAATCACAAAGTCATTCAAATGCTTTGTTCTATTCCATTCGAGAGATGAACCCGATTGTATTAGGTCTTCTTTCTCTAATTGTAGTTTCGATCGTTGGTTTCTTTTACTGGAAAGGATTGGAACTCGTTACCAATTTCATTCCACTATCCATGGACAAATCCTTCGGAGATTCGGTTCAATTGAAAATGGATTCACAGTTTCAAAAATGTGATTCTAAAGCAACAGATCGTTTCTTCTCGGAAGCTTTGAAAAAAATTGTTCCCAAAGATAGCAAACACCAATTTGATGTTACGGTCATTGAATCACCTATTCCGAATGCATTTGCCTTATCAAATGGAAAAATCTATTTCTTTTCTGGATTATTAAACGAATCAGAGTCCCAAGAAGAAGTATTGGGTGTTCTTGCTCACGAAATTGCACATGTGGAAAGAAGACATCACATGCGAAATTTGGTAAAAGCAGGAGGAACTTCGCTTGCCATCAGTTTGGTGATTGGTCCAGGACTTGGAAATATGGAATTTTTGGAGACTTTCACAGAATTAGGTTCCACTATCCTTGTTTTAAAATTCTCACGTGACTTTGAAACAGAAGCAGACAAATTTTCTATTGAATATTTAAAATCACAAAACATTTCAACCGAGGGACTTCTTAGCTTTTTCCAACGAATGGAATCCTTAGAAAATGGCGAAGAACCATCCGAAGAAAATGTACCTGCCATCAAAACAAAGGAGGAAGATTTTACTGCAAAACAAATCACTGATTTTTTAAGTACTCATCCGGCCACACAAGAACGAATGAAAACGTTAGAATCTCTGATTCAAAAAGGAAAAAAGGGAACGATCAAAAAAGTCGTGTCAGATACGATTTGGAAAGAAGTTCAAACAGTCTGTTTGGATTTTAAAAATTCAGAGTCCAAATGA
- a CDS encoding GDP-mannose 4,6-dehydratase: MKKKQTLVTGASGFVGSYLLPALQSQGNYEIHSFLGDIRSRETVEKQLREVQPDILIHLAAQAFVPNAIANPWETEEINVGGTLNLLETLHRLQKPCKMIYVSSADVYGKQNMDVLPLKESLLPKPVNPYAGSKLAAESFCRQYAEYSPSVSVVIARPFNHIGIGQRKEFVIPNFCSQIIEAKYAGKKEISVGDLEPTRDFSHVKDIVDGYLTLIEKGESGEIYNICSGEERSIRYMVEELVKFSAKKIQFVVDESRVRASETSRVYGDNQKLKSLGWKNKHSLSETLLEIYNHLDSEFLKSKQTV, encoded by the coding sequence ATGAAAAAAAAACAAACTTTAGTCACCGGAGCCAGTGGATTTGTGGGAAGTTATCTCCTTCCAGCACTTCAATCCCAAGGCAATTACGAAATTCATAGTTTTTTAGGTGATATTCGAAGCCGGGAAACCGTTGAAAAGCAGCTGCGAGAAGTGCAACCAGATATTTTGATCCATTTGGCAGCCCAAGCCTTTGTTCCTAATGCGATTGCAAATCCTTGGGAAACAGAAGAAATCAATGTAGGTGGTACCTTAAATCTTTTGGAAACACTGCATCGTTTGCAAAAACCGTGTAAGATGATATATGTTTCCTCTGCAGACGTTTATGGAAAACAAAACATGGACGTGTTACCACTGAAAGAGTCTTTGTTACCTAAACCTGTGAATCCGTACGCTGGAAGCAAATTGGCAGCAGAATCATTTTGTCGGCAGTATGCTGAGTATAGCCCTTCGGTATCTGTAGTGATTGCTCGTCCTTTTAATCATATTGGAATTGGACAACGCAAAGAGTTTGTGATTCCAAATTTCTGTTCCCAAATCATTGAAGCAAAATATGCGGGAAAGAAAGAAATTTCTGTTGGTGACTTAGAACCCACTCGTGATTTTTCACACGTGAAAGATATCGTAGATGGGTATTTGACGCTGATTGAAAAAGGGGAGTCAGGCGAAATTTATAATATTTGTTCTGGAGAAGAACGTAGCATTCGTTATATGGTTGAAGAATTGGTGAAATTCTCTGCAAAAAAAATCCAATTTGTTGTCGATGAAAGTCGCGTGCGTGCTTCGGAAACCTCAAGAGTCTATGGAGATAATCAAAAATTAAAATCCTTAGGATGGAAAAACAAACATAGTTTAAGCGAAACTCTTCTGGAAATTTATAATCATTTGGACTCTGAATTTTTAAAATCCAAACAGACTGTTTGA
- a CDS encoding glycosyltransferase family 4 protein, producing the protein MNVFQHLDELKDSDGVGNDAIGLSTVFESLGYNTHFITRIPRKGKSLNSRFHLVDSFHFPTSSHDIHILHYGGSGYPFSLFQELPGTKILRFHNITPAKYYKDTTTEDIYWAMDKFESLSYLELASLSIICDSVWCDSQFNFETLSGFDFRNPYVIPICKEYEVIPKNELSSSSKPKDGSIIFVGRYSPQKKWEDLIHFFQLWVKEFPAANCFCVGSIIGAFDGYYDRLIQLVRNYGLEGKVHFLVGKSDSEVIYLLNHSSAFISMSEHEGFCLPILEAFGCGIPVFAYATGAIPGTMRDGGKLFFKKDFQNLVEMVRDHLTEKDKYDALLKSQYNALSYYNQYPFAQVITGILKSGIK; encoded by the coding sequence ATGAATGTTTTCCAACATTTAGATGAATTAAAAGACTCTGATGGTGTCGGAAATGATGCAATAGGTTTATCAACTGTATTTGAATCATTAGGATACAACACTCACTTCATTACGCGAATTCCAAGAAAAGGCAAATCATTAAACAGTCGTTTCCATTTAGTCGACTCATTTCATTTTCCTACAAGTTCTCATGATATTCATATTTTACATTATGGTGGTTCAGGATATCCTTTCTCACTGTTTCAAGAATTACCAGGTACAAAAATACTAAGGTTTCACAATATAACTCCTGCCAAGTATTACAAAGATACAACAACAGAAGACATTTATTGGGCTATGGATAAGTTCGAGTCTCTTTCCTATTTAGAGCTGGCAAGTTTGTCTATTATTTGCGACTCGGTATGGTGTGATTCTCAATTCAATTTTGAAACCCTAAGTGGATTTGATTTTCGGAATCCTTATGTAATCCCGATTTGTAAAGAATATGAGGTCATTCCAAAGAATGAATTGTCCTCATCATCTAAACCAAAAGATGGTTCTATTATTTTTGTGGGAAGGTACTCTCCTCAAAAAAAATGGGAGGATTTGATTCATTTTTTTCAGCTTTGGGTAAAAGAATTTCCGGCTGCAAATTGTTTTTGTGTAGGATCTATCATCGGTGCTTTCGATGGGTATTATGATCGTCTCATTCAACTGGTGCGAAATTATGGTTTAGAAGGAAAAGTCCATTTTTTGGTAGGTAAATCTGATTCTGAAGTAATTTATCTTTTAAACCATTCCAGTGCCTTTATTTCCATGAGCGAACATGAAGGATTTTGTCTTCCCATCTTAGAAGCGTTTGGTTGTGGAATTCCAGTTTTTGCTTATGCCACAGGAGCAATCCCTGGCACCATGCGTGATGGTGGAAAACTGTTTTTTAAAAAAGATTTTCAGAATTTAGTTGAAATGGTGAGAGATCACTTAACAGAAAAAGACAAATATGATGCTTTGTTAAAAAGCCAATACAATGCTCTATCTTATTACAACCAGTATCCTTTCGCCCAAGTGATTACTGGTATTTTAAAAAGTGGGATCAAATGA